The proteins below come from a single Cannabis sativa cultivar Pink pepper isolate KNU-18-1 chromosome 3, ASM2916894v1, whole genome shotgun sequence genomic window:
- the LOC115708746 gene encoding recQ-mediated genome instability protein 1 isoform X4, with protein sequence MPHPSTFGCPVGDFLQGLGLRLKREWLDACVQGLERSVPGFEGLNVNVKAKLCFERFLVSDMNQFGGGLLPENVHSLHLVDLPGRYVLQVDEIVNISCPLKSRYQKAAPGIKRCLKLSMTDGVQRVFGMEYRPIKDLDALSPAGLKVVICNVHVRHGLLMLVPETFEVLGGLVQEMEEARQRLVDEVNKPPRGIRTRNRELPPLRTRATLAAWSSSNDHVPGNNHNTTSDFRTPLQVHQAAATHVAPSTNTNQRMEEDIPGRVNEENYNPNPSANVHDVEESPDTYVAPGNVAGQRNKEELSGRVSGENFSRNPSANVTFGEDGSPAPASAESVISKAPRSVVAGIEHLHMNSIGPNSASGSRPTGQSSDVASVMDETDTDTVPPTTRYPVSDPYLNDNEDTIMVDLVQHPLILSGAREPPFTYLSSLSAKLAAMTGRVHSVKGMIKCFLTGVKGFQYREKATYDLRVFVDDGSLIKEIRIHHNLVQKLIGHSPREVMAALASPDTGIVNNIKETLRNFQNFLASFEGKMLIEMHDHHEHPVAVEMNVGCPESDALLLLRRVKSSFSSPQTRSLPVDPIDLSP encoded by the exons ATGCCTCATCCTAGTACATTCGGTTGCCCCGTTGGTGACTTTCTTCAAGGGCTTGGATTAAGGCTGAAGAGAGAATGGCTTGATGCTTGTGTTCAGGGACTTGAACGGTCTGTACCGGGCTTTGAAGGCCTCAATGTTAATGTGAAAGCCAAGCTTTGTTTTGAACGGTTCTTGGTTTCTGATATGAATCAATTTGGTGGTGGTTTGCTTCCTGAAAATGTCCATTCTCTTCACCTTGTTGATCTTCCAGGGCGTTATGTGTTACAG GTTGATGAGATTGTCAACATAAGCTGTCCATTAAAAAGTAGGTATCAGAAAGCAGCTCCCGGGATCAAGAGATGTCTTAAGTTGTCAATGACAGATGGCGTTCAACGTGTGTTTGGCATGGAATACAGACCAATTAAGGATCTTGATGCTTTGTCTCCGGCTGGATTGAAG GTTGTCATATGTAATGTGCATGTACGGCATGGACTTCTTATGCTGGTCCCTGAAACCTTCGAAGTTCTAGGGGGACTAGTTCAGGAGATGGAGGAAGCACGACAGCGGCTTGTAGATGAAGTTAATAAGCCGCCAAGAGGAATAAG AACCAGGAACAGAGAACTTCCTCCTTTGAGGACTCGAGCAACTCTTGCTGCATGGTCATCGAGCAATGATCATGTTCCTGGGAACAACCATAACACAACATCTGATTTCAGAACCCCCTTACAGGTGCATCAAG CTGCTGCTACTCATGTTGCGCCGAGTACTAATACCAATCAAAGGATGGAGGAAGACATCCCTGGACGTGTTAATGAAGAAAATTATAATCCCAACCCATCAGCTAATGTTCATGATGTGGAAGAGTCTCCTGATACTTATGTTGCACCTGGTAATGTTGCTGGTCAAAGGAATAAGGAGGAGCTCTCTGGTCGTGTTAGTGGAGAAAATTTTAGTCGCAATCCATCAGCCAATGTCACTTTTGGCGAGGATGGTTCTCCTGCTCCTGCCAGTGCCGAAAGTGTTATTTCTAAAGCACCCCGCAGTGTTGTTGCAGGTATAGAACACCTCCATATGAATTCTATAGGCCCTAACAGCGCAAGTGGTTCGCGCCCCACCGGCCAATCTTCTGATGTCGCTTCAGTTATGGATGAAACAGATACAGATACAGTTCCCCCTACAACGAGATATCCAGTGTCTGATCCATATTTAAATGACAATGAGGATACTATTATGGTTGACTTGGTTCAACATCCACTCATTCTATCAGGAGCCCGGGAACCCCCTTTCACTTACTTATCTAGTTTGTCAGCCAAGTTGGCTGCAATGACAGGAAGGGTTCATTCTGTTAAGGGTATGATTAAG TGCTTTTTAACCGGTGTAAAAGGATTCCAGTACAGGGAGAAAGCCACCTATGATCTTCGGGTGTTTGTTGATGATGGTAGTTTAATCAAAGAGATTCGAATACATCATAAT CTTGTACAGAAATTGATAGGCCATTCTCCACGAGAGGTAATGGCAGCTCTTGCTTCTCCAGACACAGGAATAGTTAACAACATCAAGGAAACTCTGCGTAATTTCCAAAACTTCTTAGCTAGTTTTGAG GGGAAAATGCTTATAGAGATGCATGATCACCATGAACATCCAGTTGCTGTAGAGATGAATGTGGGCTGTCCCGAATCTGATGCATTGTTACTTTTGAGAAGAGTGAAGTCCTCATTTTCATCTCCTCAAACAAGGTCTCTTCCTGTGGATCCCATTGATCTATCCCCTTAA
- the LOC115708746 gene encoding recQ-mediated genome instability protein 1 isoform X5 — protein MPHPSTFGCPVGDFLQGLGLRLKREWLDACVQGLERSVPGFEGLNVNVKAKLCFERFLVSDMNQFGGGLLPENVHSLHLVDLPGRYVLQVDEIVNISCPLKSRYQKAAPGIKRCLKLSMTDGVQRVFGMEYRPIKDLDALSPAGLKVVICNVHVRHGLLMLVPETFEVLGGLVQEMEEARQRLVDEVNKPPRGIRTRNRELPPLRTRATLAAWSSSNDHVPGNNHNTTSDFRTPLQVHQAAATHVAPSTNTNQRMEEDIPGRVNEENYNPNPSANVHDVEESPDTYVAPGNVAGQRNKEELSGRVSGENFSRNPSANVTFGEDGSPAPASAESVISKAPRSVVADTDTVPPTTRYPVSDPYLNDNEDTIMVDLVQHPLILSGAREPPFTYLSSLSAKLAAMTGRVHSVKGMIKCFLTGVKGFQYREKATYDLRVFVDDGSLIKEIRIHHNLVQKLIGHSPREVMAALASPDTGIVNNIKETLRNFQNFLASFEGKMLIEMHDHHEHPVAVEMNVGCPESDALLLLRRVKSSFSSPQTRSLPVDPIDLSP, from the exons ATGCCTCATCCTAGTACATTCGGTTGCCCCGTTGGTGACTTTCTTCAAGGGCTTGGATTAAGGCTGAAGAGAGAATGGCTTGATGCTTGTGTTCAGGGACTTGAACGGTCTGTACCGGGCTTTGAAGGCCTCAATGTTAATGTGAAAGCCAAGCTTTGTTTTGAACGGTTCTTGGTTTCTGATATGAATCAATTTGGTGGTGGTTTGCTTCCTGAAAATGTCCATTCTCTTCACCTTGTTGATCTTCCAGGGCGTTATGTGTTACAG GTTGATGAGATTGTCAACATAAGCTGTCCATTAAAAAGTAGGTATCAGAAAGCAGCTCCCGGGATCAAGAGATGTCTTAAGTTGTCAATGACAGATGGCGTTCAACGTGTGTTTGGCATGGAATACAGACCAATTAAGGATCTTGATGCTTTGTCTCCGGCTGGATTGAAG GTTGTCATATGTAATGTGCATGTACGGCATGGACTTCTTATGCTGGTCCCTGAAACCTTCGAAGTTCTAGGGGGACTAGTTCAGGAGATGGAGGAAGCACGACAGCGGCTTGTAGATGAAGTTAATAAGCCGCCAAGAGGAATAAG AACCAGGAACAGAGAACTTCCTCCTTTGAGGACTCGAGCAACTCTTGCTGCATGGTCATCGAGCAATGATCATGTTCCTGGGAACAACCATAACACAACATCTGATTTCAGAACCCCCTTACAGGTGCATCAAG CTGCTGCTACTCATGTTGCGCCGAGTACTAATACCAATCAAAGGATGGAGGAAGACATCCCTGGACGTGTTAATGAAGAAAATTATAATCCCAACCCATCAGCTAATGTTCATGATGTGGAAGAGTCTCCTGATACTTATGTTGCACCTGGTAATGTTGCTGGTCAAAGGAATAAGGAGGAGCTCTCTGGTCGTGTTAGTGGAGAAAATTTTAGTCGCAATCCATCAGCCAATGTCACTTTTGGCGAGGATGGTTCTCCTGCTCCTGCCAGTGCCGAAAGTGTTATTTCTAAAGCACCCCGCAGTGTTGTTGCAG ATACAGATACAGTTCCCCCTACAACGAGATATCCAGTGTCTGATCCATATTTAAATGACAATGAGGATACTATTATGGTTGACTTGGTTCAACATCCACTCATTCTATCAGGAGCCCGGGAACCCCCTTTCACTTACTTATCTAGTTTGTCAGCCAAGTTGGCTGCAATGACAGGAAGGGTTCATTCTGTTAAGGGTATGATTAAG TGCTTTTTAACCGGTGTAAAAGGATTCCAGTACAGGGAGAAAGCCACCTATGATCTTCGGGTGTTTGTTGATGATGGTAGTTTAATCAAAGAGATTCGAATACATCATAAT CTTGTACAGAAATTGATAGGCCATTCTCCACGAGAGGTAATGGCAGCTCTTGCTTCTCCAGACACAGGAATAGTTAACAACATCAAGGAAACTCTGCGTAATTTCCAAAACTTCTTAGCTAGTTTTGAG GGGAAAATGCTTATAGAGATGCATGATCACCATGAACATCCAGTTGCTGTAGAGATGAATGTGGGCTGTCCCGAATCTGATGCATTGTTACTTTTGAGAAGAGTGAAGTCCTCATTTTCATCTCCTCAAACAAGGTCTCTTCCTGTGGATCCCATTGATCTATCCCCTTAA
- the LOC115708746 gene encoding recQ-mediated genome instability protein 1 isoform X2 yields MGRRRLVYYSDEDEGENNNNQPQPQTQSQTHPEQPSSLPSSPSPTTNNEAHVSPLEISDDGDFVEVSDDDEEFIDVSDNLSPPSPPSPPAPAPHSDHHMPHPSTFGCPVGDFLQGLGLRLKREWLDACVQGLERSVPGFEGLNVNVKAKLCFERFLVSDMNQFGGGLLPENVHSLHLVDLPGRYVLQVDEIVNISCPLKSRYQKAAPGIKRCLKLSMTDGVQRVFGMEYRPIKDLDALSPAGLKVVICNVHVRHGLLMLVPETFEVLGGLVQEMEEARQRLVDEVNKPPRGIRTRNRELPPLRTRATLAAWSSSNDHVPGNNHNTTSDFRTPLQVHQAAATHVAPSTNTNQRMEEDIPGRVNEENYNPNPSANVHDVEESPDTYVAPGNVAGQRNKEELSGRVSGENFSRNPSANVTFGEDGSPAPASAESVISKAPRSVVAVMDETDTDTVPPTTRYPVSDPYLNDNEDTIMVDLVQHPLILSGAREPPFTYLSSLSAKLAAMTGRVHSVKGMIKCFLTGVKGFQYREKATYDLRVFVDDGSLIKEIRIHHNLVQKLIGHSPREVMAALASPDTGIVNNIKETLRNFQNFLASFEGKMLIEMHDHHEHPVAVEMNVGCPESDALLLLRRVKSSFSSPQTRSLPVDPIDLSP; encoded by the exons ATGGGAAGACGTAGGCTAGTTTACTATTCGGATGAAGATGAAGGAGAGAACAATAACAATCAACCTCAACCCCagacccaatcccaaacccaCCCCGAACAACCTTCTTCTCTCCCTTCAAGTCCTAGTCCTACTACTAATAATGAGGCTCATGTTTCACCCCTTGAAATATCCGATGATGGTGATTTTGTTGAAGTTTCAGATGATGATGAGGAGTTCATAGACGTCTCTGACAACCTCTCACCTCCTTCACCTCCTTCTCCGCCAGCTCCAGCGCCACATTCTGATCACCACATGCCTCATCCTAGTACATTCGGTTGCCCCGTTGGTGACTTTCTTCAAGGGCTTGGATTAAGGCTGAAGAGAGAATGGCTTGATGCTTGTGTTCAGGGACTTGAACGGTCTGTACCGGGCTTTGAAGGCCTCAATGTTAATGTGAAAGCCAAGCTTTGTTTTGAACGGTTCTTGGTTTCTGATATGAATCAATTTGGTGGTGGTTTGCTTCCTGAAAATGTCCATTCTCTTCACCTTGTTGATCTTCCAGGGCGTTATGTGTTACAG GTTGATGAGATTGTCAACATAAGCTGTCCATTAAAAAGTAGGTATCAGAAAGCAGCTCCCGGGATCAAGAGATGTCTTAAGTTGTCAATGACAGATGGCGTTCAACGTGTGTTTGGCATGGAATACAGACCAATTAAGGATCTTGATGCTTTGTCTCCGGCTGGATTGAAG GTTGTCATATGTAATGTGCATGTACGGCATGGACTTCTTATGCTGGTCCCTGAAACCTTCGAAGTTCTAGGGGGACTAGTTCAGGAGATGGAGGAAGCACGACAGCGGCTTGTAGATGAAGTTAATAAGCCGCCAAGAGGAATAAG AACCAGGAACAGAGAACTTCCTCCTTTGAGGACTCGAGCAACTCTTGCTGCATGGTCATCGAGCAATGATCATGTTCCTGGGAACAACCATAACACAACATCTGATTTCAGAACCCCCTTACAGGTGCATCAAG CTGCTGCTACTCATGTTGCGCCGAGTACTAATACCAATCAAAGGATGGAGGAAGACATCCCTGGACGTGTTAATGAAGAAAATTATAATCCCAACCCATCAGCTAATGTTCATGATGTGGAAGAGTCTCCTGATACTTATGTTGCACCTGGTAATGTTGCTGGTCAAAGGAATAAGGAGGAGCTCTCTGGTCGTGTTAGTGGAGAAAATTTTAGTCGCAATCCATCAGCCAATGTCACTTTTGGCGAGGATGGTTCTCCTGCTCCTGCCAGTGCCGAAAGTGTTATTTCTAAAGCACCCCGCAGTGTTGTTGCAG TTATGGATGAAACAGATACAGATACAGTTCCCCCTACAACGAGATATCCAGTGTCTGATCCATATTTAAATGACAATGAGGATACTATTATGGTTGACTTGGTTCAACATCCACTCATTCTATCAGGAGCCCGGGAACCCCCTTTCACTTACTTATCTAGTTTGTCAGCCAAGTTGGCTGCAATGACAGGAAGGGTTCATTCTGTTAAGGGTATGATTAAG TGCTTTTTAACCGGTGTAAAAGGATTCCAGTACAGGGAGAAAGCCACCTATGATCTTCGGGTGTTTGTTGATGATGGTAGTTTAATCAAAGAGATTCGAATACATCATAAT CTTGTACAGAAATTGATAGGCCATTCTCCACGAGAGGTAATGGCAGCTCTTGCTTCTCCAGACACAGGAATAGTTAACAACATCAAGGAAACTCTGCGTAATTTCCAAAACTTCTTAGCTAGTTTTGAG GGGAAAATGCTTATAGAGATGCATGATCACCATGAACATCCAGTTGCTGTAGAGATGAATGTGGGCTGTCCCGAATCTGATGCATTGTTACTTTTGAGAAGAGTGAAGTCCTCATTTTCATCTCCTCAAACAAGGTCTCTTCCTGTGGATCCCATTGATCTATCCCCTTAA
- the LOC115708747 gene encoding 11-beta-hydroxysteroid dehydrogenase A-like, protein MTRGKFLTPRGTLELDQEMRDVEMSMTPMMPAKETAKAIVNKACEGAYYLTVPTWIRSLYYSHAFIPEVLEWSNQLLIMPRPGSTDRDTISKKIVEVLYVFRPCLQPGIVEYLDIGDNGHMSYSHY, encoded by the exons ATGACTCGAGGAAAATTCTTAACCCCAAGAGGCACTTTAGAACTAGATCAAGAAATGAGAGAT GTTGAGATGAGCATGACACCAATGATGCCAGCCAAAGAGACTGCAAAAGCAATTGTGAACAAAGCATGTGAGGGAGCTTACTATTTGACAGTACCAACTTGGATAAGGTCTTTGTATTATTCGCATGCCTTTATTCCTGAGGTGTTGGAATGGTCCAACCAGTTGCTGATAATGCCTAGACCAGGCTCCACAGATAGAGATACTATTAGTAAGAAAATAGTGGAAGTATTATATGTATTCAGGCCATGTCTGCAGCCTGGGATAGTTGAGTATCTTGATATTGGTGATAATGGCCACATGTCTTATTCACATTACTAA
- the LOC115708746 gene encoding recQ-mediated genome instability protein 1 isoform X3, whose translation MGRRRLVYYSDEDEGENNNNQPQPQTQSQTHPEQPSSLPSSPSPTTNNEAHVSPLEISDDGDFVEVSDDDEEFIDVSDNLSPPSPPSPPAPAPHSDHHMPHPSTFGCPVGDFLQGLGLRLKREWLDACVQGLERSVPGFEGLNVNVKAKLCFERFLVSDMNQFGGGLLPENVHSLHLVDLPGRYVLQVDEIVNISCPLKSRYQKAAPGIKRCLKLSMTDGVQRVFGMEYRPIKDLDALSPAGLKVVICNVHVRHGLLMLVPETFEVLGGLVQEMEEARQRLVDEVNKPPRGIRTRNRELPPLRTRATLAAWSSSNDHVPGNNHNTTSDFRTPLQVHQAAATHVAPSTNTNQRMEEDIPGRVNEENYNPNPSANVHDVEESPDTYVAPGNVAGQRNKEELSGRVSGENFSRNPSANVTFGEDGSPAPASAESVISKAPRSVVADTDTVPPTTRYPVSDPYLNDNEDTIMVDLVQHPLILSGAREPPFTYLSSLSAKLAAMTGRVHSVKGMIKCFLTGVKGFQYREKATYDLRVFVDDGSLIKEIRIHHNLVQKLIGHSPREVMAALASPDTGIVNNIKETLRNFQNFLASFEGKMLIEMHDHHEHPVAVEMNVGCPESDALLLLRRVKSSFSSPQTRSLPVDPIDLSP comes from the exons ATGGGAAGACGTAGGCTAGTTTACTATTCGGATGAAGATGAAGGAGAGAACAATAACAATCAACCTCAACCCCagacccaatcccaaacccaCCCCGAACAACCTTCTTCTCTCCCTTCAAGTCCTAGTCCTACTACTAATAATGAGGCTCATGTTTCACCCCTTGAAATATCCGATGATGGTGATTTTGTTGAAGTTTCAGATGATGATGAGGAGTTCATAGACGTCTCTGACAACCTCTCACCTCCTTCACCTCCTTCTCCGCCAGCTCCAGCGCCACATTCTGATCACCACATGCCTCATCCTAGTACATTCGGTTGCCCCGTTGGTGACTTTCTTCAAGGGCTTGGATTAAGGCTGAAGAGAGAATGGCTTGATGCTTGTGTTCAGGGACTTGAACGGTCTGTACCGGGCTTTGAAGGCCTCAATGTTAATGTGAAAGCCAAGCTTTGTTTTGAACGGTTCTTGGTTTCTGATATGAATCAATTTGGTGGTGGTTTGCTTCCTGAAAATGTCCATTCTCTTCACCTTGTTGATCTTCCAGGGCGTTATGTGTTACAG GTTGATGAGATTGTCAACATAAGCTGTCCATTAAAAAGTAGGTATCAGAAAGCAGCTCCCGGGATCAAGAGATGTCTTAAGTTGTCAATGACAGATGGCGTTCAACGTGTGTTTGGCATGGAATACAGACCAATTAAGGATCTTGATGCTTTGTCTCCGGCTGGATTGAAG GTTGTCATATGTAATGTGCATGTACGGCATGGACTTCTTATGCTGGTCCCTGAAACCTTCGAAGTTCTAGGGGGACTAGTTCAGGAGATGGAGGAAGCACGACAGCGGCTTGTAGATGAAGTTAATAAGCCGCCAAGAGGAATAAG AACCAGGAACAGAGAACTTCCTCCTTTGAGGACTCGAGCAACTCTTGCTGCATGGTCATCGAGCAATGATCATGTTCCTGGGAACAACCATAACACAACATCTGATTTCAGAACCCCCTTACAGGTGCATCAAG CTGCTGCTACTCATGTTGCGCCGAGTACTAATACCAATCAAAGGATGGAGGAAGACATCCCTGGACGTGTTAATGAAGAAAATTATAATCCCAACCCATCAGCTAATGTTCATGATGTGGAAGAGTCTCCTGATACTTATGTTGCACCTGGTAATGTTGCTGGTCAAAGGAATAAGGAGGAGCTCTCTGGTCGTGTTAGTGGAGAAAATTTTAGTCGCAATCCATCAGCCAATGTCACTTTTGGCGAGGATGGTTCTCCTGCTCCTGCCAGTGCCGAAAGTGTTATTTCTAAAGCACCCCGCAGTGTTGTTGCAG ATACAGATACAGTTCCCCCTACAACGAGATATCCAGTGTCTGATCCATATTTAAATGACAATGAGGATACTATTATGGTTGACTTGGTTCAACATCCACTCATTCTATCAGGAGCCCGGGAACCCCCTTTCACTTACTTATCTAGTTTGTCAGCCAAGTTGGCTGCAATGACAGGAAGGGTTCATTCTGTTAAGGGTATGATTAAG TGCTTTTTAACCGGTGTAAAAGGATTCCAGTACAGGGAGAAAGCCACCTATGATCTTCGGGTGTTTGTTGATGATGGTAGTTTAATCAAAGAGATTCGAATACATCATAAT CTTGTACAGAAATTGATAGGCCATTCTCCACGAGAGGTAATGGCAGCTCTTGCTTCTCCAGACACAGGAATAGTTAACAACATCAAGGAAACTCTGCGTAATTTCCAAAACTTCTTAGCTAGTTTTGAG GGGAAAATGCTTATAGAGATGCATGATCACCATGAACATCCAGTTGCTGTAGAGATGAATGTGGGCTGTCCCGAATCTGATGCATTGTTACTTTTGAGAAGAGTGAAGTCCTCATTTTCATCTCCTCAAACAAGGTCTCTTCCTGTGGATCCCATTGATCTATCCCCTTAA
- the LOC115708746 gene encoding recQ-mediated genome instability protein 1 isoform X1 produces the protein MGRRRLVYYSDEDEGENNNNQPQPQTQSQTHPEQPSSLPSSPSPTTNNEAHVSPLEISDDGDFVEVSDDDEEFIDVSDNLSPPSPPSPPAPAPHSDHHMPHPSTFGCPVGDFLQGLGLRLKREWLDACVQGLERSVPGFEGLNVNVKAKLCFERFLVSDMNQFGGGLLPENVHSLHLVDLPGRYVLQVDEIVNISCPLKSRYQKAAPGIKRCLKLSMTDGVQRVFGMEYRPIKDLDALSPAGLKVVICNVHVRHGLLMLVPETFEVLGGLVQEMEEARQRLVDEVNKPPRGIRTRNRELPPLRTRATLAAWSSSNDHVPGNNHNTTSDFRTPLQVHQAAATHVAPSTNTNQRMEEDIPGRVNEENYNPNPSANVHDVEESPDTYVAPGNVAGQRNKEELSGRVSGENFSRNPSANVTFGEDGSPAPASAESVISKAPRSVVAGIEHLHMNSIGPNSASGSRPTGQSSDVASVMDETDTDTVPPTTRYPVSDPYLNDNEDTIMVDLVQHPLILSGAREPPFTYLSSLSAKLAAMTGRVHSVKGMIKCFLTGVKGFQYREKATYDLRVFVDDGSLIKEIRIHHNLVQKLIGHSPREVMAALASPDTGIVNNIKETLRNFQNFLASFEGKMLIEMHDHHEHPVAVEMNVGCPESDALLLLRRVKSSFSSPQTRSLPVDPIDLSP, from the exons ATGGGAAGACGTAGGCTAGTTTACTATTCGGATGAAGATGAAGGAGAGAACAATAACAATCAACCTCAACCCCagacccaatcccaaacccaCCCCGAACAACCTTCTTCTCTCCCTTCAAGTCCTAGTCCTACTACTAATAATGAGGCTCATGTTTCACCCCTTGAAATATCCGATGATGGTGATTTTGTTGAAGTTTCAGATGATGATGAGGAGTTCATAGACGTCTCTGACAACCTCTCACCTCCTTCACCTCCTTCTCCGCCAGCTCCAGCGCCACATTCTGATCACCACATGCCTCATCCTAGTACATTCGGTTGCCCCGTTGGTGACTTTCTTCAAGGGCTTGGATTAAGGCTGAAGAGAGAATGGCTTGATGCTTGTGTTCAGGGACTTGAACGGTCTGTACCGGGCTTTGAAGGCCTCAATGTTAATGTGAAAGCCAAGCTTTGTTTTGAACGGTTCTTGGTTTCTGATATGAATCAATTTGGTGGTGGTTTGCTTCCTGAAAATGTCCATTCTCTTCACCTTGTTGATCTTCCAGGGCGTTATGTGTTACAG GTTGATGAGATTGTCAACATAAGCTGTCCATTAAAAAGTAGGTATCAGAAAGCAGCTCCCGGGATCAAGAGATGTCTTAAGTTGTCAATGACAGATGGCGTTCAACGTGTGTTTGGCATGGAATACAGACCAATTAAGGATCTTGATGCTTTGTCTCCGGCTGGATTGAAG GTTGTCATATGTAATGTGCATGTACGGCATGGACTTCTTATGCTGGTCCCTGAAACCTTCGAAGTTCTAGGGGGACTAGTTCAGGAGATGGAGGAAGCACGACAGCGGCTTGTAGATGAAGTTAATAAGCCGCCAAGAGGAATAAG AACCAGGAACAGAGAACTTCCTCCTTTGAGGACTCGAGCAACTCTTGCTGCATGGTCATCGAGCAATGATCATGTTCCTGGGAACAACCATAACACAACATCTGATTTCAGAACCCCCTTACAGGTGCATCAAG CTGCTGCTACTCATGTTGCGCCGAGTACTAATACCAATCAAAGGATGGAGGAAGACATCCCTGGACGTGTTAATGAAGAAAATTATAATCCCAACCCATCAGCTAATGTTCATGATGTGGAAGAGTCTCCTGATACTTATGTTGCACCTGGTAATGTTGCTGGTCAAAGGAATAAGGAGGAGCTCTCTGGTCGTGTTAGTGGAGAAAATTTTAGTCGCAATCCATCAGCCAATGTCACTTTTGGCGAGGATGGTTCTCCTGCTCCTGCCAGTGCCGAAAGTGTTATTTCTAAAGCACCCCGCAGTGTTGTTGCAGGTATAGAACACCTCCATATGAATTCTATAGGCCCTAACAGCGCAAGTGGTTCGCGCCCCACCGGCCAATCTTCTGATGTCGCTTCAGTTATGGATGAAACAGATACAGATACAGTTCCCCCTACAACGAGATATCCAGTGTCTGATCCATATTTAAATGACAATGAGGATACTATTATGGTTGACTTGGTTCAACATCCACTCATTCTATCAGGAGCCCGGGAACCCCCTTTCACTTACTTATCTAGTTTGTCAGCCAAGTTGGCTGCAATGACAGGAAGGGTTCATTCTGTTAAGGGTATGATTAAG TGCTTTTTAACCGGTGTAAAAGGATTCCAGTACAGGGAGAAAGCCACCTATGATCTTCGGGTGTTTGTTGATGATGGTAGTTTAATCAAAGAGATTCGAATACATCATAAT CTTGTACAGAAATTGATAGGCCATTCTCCACGAGAGGTAATGGCAGCTCTTGCTTCTCCAGACACAGGAATAGTTAACAACATCAAGGAAACTCTGCGTAATTTCCAAAACTTCTTAGCTAGTTTTGAG GGGAAAATGCTTATAGAGATGCATGATCACCATGAACATCCAGTTGCTGTAGAGATGAATGTGGGCTGTCCCGAATCTGATGCATTGTTACTTTTGAGAAGAGTGAAGTCCTCATTTTCATCTCCTCAAACAAGGTCTCTTCCTGTGGATCCCATTGATCTATCCCCTTAA